A window of the Bufo gargarizans isolate SCDJY-AF-19 chromosome 1, ASM1485885v1, whole genome shotgun sequence genome harbors these coding sequences:
- the LOC122922309 gene encoding SR-related and CTD-associated factor 4-like, giving the protein MVRTAFTEDEEKIILTRFLERGYHLTNKHKEKEVIITSVRTELYLKHGKKYDKEAIQKKFCDLKRLHPELVKEYSERLRPGVPVPSLRRRISKKKVVAATGVEEESAEQAEEEQPGPSQPGDSSPPPPEEGDMEVYTPNQEGVPVPPVQQMGEEEELEEQPGPSTDRGGPLQPGDSSPPPPEEGDKEVYTPHQEVIRKLKRRLLEQRKSEAKSMLAIKAEKKKIGLLQARLHRHQRQLDDAYKKLEEQRKMHNEELLEIQQELQSLP; this is encoded by the exons ATGGTTCGAACAGCATTCACTGAGGATGAAGAAAAAATTATTctaact cgctttCTGGAGCGGGGCTATCATCTCACAAATAAGCACAAAGAAAAAGAGGTGATAATAACATCTGTCCGAACTGAGCTTTATCTAAAACATGGAAAAAAGTACGATAAGGAAGCAATCCAGAAGAAATTTTGCGACCTGAAGCGGCTTCACCCTGAACTCGTGAAAGAGTATAGTGAGCGATTACGCCCAG gtgTTCCTGTTCCTTCTCTTCGACGAAGAATTTCAAAAAAGAAGGTGGTCGCAGCAACGGGTGTGGAGGAAGAGTCGGCtgagcaggcagaggaggagcagcctgGACCATCGCAGCCAGGGGATTCCTCTCCCCCACCTCCAGAAGAGGGAGACATGGAGGTCTACACCCccaaccaggagg gtgTTCCCGTTCCTCCTGTACAGCAAATGGGTGAGGAGGAAGAGTTGGAGGAGCAGCCTGGACCCTCCACTGATCGAGGAGGACCATTACAGCCAGGGGATTCCTCTCCCCCACCTCCAGAAGAGGGGGACAAGGAGGTCTACACCCCCcatcaggagg ttATTAGAAAACTTAAAAGGCGTCTCCTTGAGCAGCGGAAATCAGAAGCCAAGTCAATGCTGGCtataaaagcagaaaaaaaaaaaataggcctaCTTCAGGCTCGGTTACACAGGCATCAGCGTCAGCTGGATGATGCTTACAAGAAGCTCGAGGAGCAGAGGAAGATGCATAATGAAGAGCTCCTGGAGATACAGCAAGAACTACAAAGTTTGccttaa